A genomic window from Triticum urartu cultivar G1812 chromosome 7, Tu2.1, whole genome shotgun sequence includes:
- the LOC125522088 gene encoding 1,4-alpha-glucan-branching enzyme, chloroplastic/amyloplastic-like → MMCLSSSLLPRPSPAADRPPPGIIAGGGGGGKRLSVVPSVPFLLHWSWPRKAKSKSSVSVTARGNKITATTGYGSDHLPMYDLEPKLAEFKDHFNYTMKRYLEQKLLIEKHEGGLEEFSKGYLKFGINTEHDASVYREWAPAAEEAQLVGDFNNWNGSGHKMTKDNFGVWSIRISNVNGKPAIPHNSKVKFRFRHDGVWVERIPAWIRYATVTASKSGVPYDGVHWDPPTTERYVFNHPRPPKPDVPRIYEAHVGVSGRKLEVGTYREFADNVLPRLRETNYNTVQLMGIMEHSDAASFGYYVTNFFAVSSRSGTPEDLKYLIDKAHSLGLCVLMDVVHSHASNNVIDGLNGYDVGQSAHESYFYTGDKGYNEMWNGRMFNYANWEVLRFLLSNLRYWMDEFMFDGFRFVGVTSMLYNHNGINMSFTGNYKEYFGLDTNVDAVVYMMLVNHLMHKLYPEAIVVAVDVSGMPVLCWPVDEGGLGFDYRQAMTIPDRWIDCLENKGDQQWSMSSVISQTLTNKRYPEKFIAYAERQNHPTIGVKTMAFLLMEWEMYSGMSDMDHDSPTIDRGIALQKMIHFITMAFGGDSYLKYMANEYINAFDQATNTFDEKCSFLSSSKQTASDMNEEEKVFNYTIFSEGTCLNHLFHSYTL, encoded by the exons GCCAAGAGCAAGTCTTCTGTTTCTGTGACTGCACGAGGAAACAAAATCACGGCAACAACTGGATATGGTTCTGACCACCTTCCCATGTACGATCTGGAACCAAAGTTGGCTGAATTCAAAGACCACTTCAACTATACGATGAAAAGGTACCTTGAACAGAAACTTCTGATTGAGAAACATGAGGGAGGCCTAGAGGAATTCTCTAAAG GCTATTTGAAGTTTGGGATCAACACAGAGCATGATGCATCCGTGTATAGGGAATGGGCTCCTGCAGCAGA AGAAGCACAACTTGTTGGTGACTTCAACAACTGGAATGGTTCTGGGCACAAGATGACAAAGGATAATTTTGGCGTTTGGTCAATCAGGATTTCCAATGTCAATGGGAAACCTGCCATCCCTCATAATTCCAAGGTTAAATTTCGATTTAGGCACGATGGAGTATGGGTTGAACGGATTCCAGCATGGATTCGTTATGCAACTGTTACTGCCTCTAAATCTGGAGTTCCATACGATGGTGTTCACTGGGATCCACCAACTACCGAAAG GTATGTATTCAACCATCCTCGACCTCCAAAGCCTGATGTTCCACGTATCTATGAGGCTCATGTGGGGGTGAGTGGTCGAAAGCTTGAAGTAGGCACATACAGGGAATTTGCAGACAACGTGTTACCGCGCTTAAGGGAAACTAACTACAACACAGTTCAGTTGATGGGAATCATGGAACATTCTGACGCTGCTTCTTTTGGGTATTACGTGACGAATTTCTTCGCAGTTAGCAGCAGATCAGGCACACCAGAGGACCTCAAGTATCTTATTGACAAGGCACATAGTCTTGGATTGTGTGTTCTGATGGATGTTGTCCACAGCCATGCGAGCAATAATGTGATAGACGGTCTCAATGGCTATGATGTTGGACAAAGTGCACACGAATCCTATTTCTACACAGGAGACAAGGGCTATAATGAGATGTGGAATGGCCGCATGTTCAACTATGCCAATTGGGAGGTCCTAAGATTCCTTCTTTCCAATTTGAGATATTGGATGGACGAATTCATGTTTGATGGCTTCCGATTTGTTGGGGTTACATCGATGCTATATAATCACAATGGTATCAATATGTCATTCACTGGAAATTACAAAGAGTATTTTGGTTTGGATACCAATGTAGATGCAGTTGTTTATATGATGCTCGTGAACCATTTAATGCACAAACTCTACCCAGAAGCAATTGTTGTGGCAGTAGATGTTTCAGGCATGCCAGTTCTTTGTTGGCCAGTTGATGAAGGTGGATTAGGGTTTGACTATCGCCAGGCTATGACTATTCCCGATAGATGGATTGACTGCTTGGAGAACAAAGGTGATCAACAATGGTCAATGAGTAGTGTAATATCACAAACATTGACTAACAAGCGATATCCGGAAAAGTTCATTGCATATGCTGAGAGGCAAAATCAT CCTACTATTGGCGTCAAGACTATGGCCTTTCTCTTAATGGAATGGGAAATGTATTCCGGCATGTCGGACATGGATCATGATTCGCCTACAATTGATCGTGGCATTGCACTTCAAAAG ATGATTCACTTCATCACGATGGCCTTTGGAGGTGATAGCTACTTAAAATATATGGCTAATGAG TACATTAATGCATTTGATCAAGCAACGAACACATTCGACGAGAAATGTTCCTTCCTATCATCATCAAAGCAGACTGCCAGCGACATGAATGAGGAAGAAAAGGTATTTAACTATACAATCTTCAGTGAAGGCACTTGTTTGAATCATTTGTTTCACTCTTATACTCTTTAA